A window from Desulfovibrio porci encodes these proteins:
- a CDS encoding glycosyltransferase family 4 protein — protein sequence MKIIVLGNQARALSNFWSVLIRRMRQGGHGALCCVPPGDPEADAALEALGAAVIHYELDRKGLNPLHDARTFAQLRQIFAMEKPDLLFASTIKPVIYGCMAARRARVPHIYATITGLGYAFEADSLFKKCVNRLSVLLYRKALKNAEGVFFQNQDDIRIFRESGILKSGARVLTARGTGVDIRRFALAPLPKLPPSGPVIFLLVGRLLEAKGLPEYAEAARLLRARHPNARFQLLGPPEQGLGSVSLDRIRTWEHENGIEYLGETRDVRPYVAAAHVLVLPSWREGTPTSIMEGMSMGRAAVVTDVPGCREVVRDGVNGRMVPLRDPEALAGAMESFILAPESIVRMGAAGRELAVREFDAEKVAARILRDMRVPAGA from the coding sequence ATGAAAATCATCGTCCTGGGCAACCAGGCCAGGGCATTGTCCAATTTCTGGAGCGTGCTGATCCGCCGGATGCGCCAGGGCGGCCATGGGGCGCTTTGCTGCGTGCCGCCCGGCGACCCCGAGGCCGACGCGGCCCTGGAGGCCCTGGGCGCGGCGGTGATCCATTACGAACTGGACCGCAAGGGGCTCAATCCCCTGCATGACGCGCGCACTTTCGCGCAGCTGCGGCAGATCTTCGCCATGGAAAAGCCCGATCTGCTCTTCGCCTCCACCATCAAGCCGGTCATTTACGGCTGCATGGCCGCGCGGCGCGCGCGCGTGCCGCACATCTACGCCACCATCACCGGCCTGGGCTACGCCTTCGAGGCTGACAGCCTGTTCAAGAAATGCGTCAACCGCCTGAGCGTCCTGCTTTATCGCAAGGCGCTCAAAAACGCGGAAGGCGTTTTTTTTCAGAATCAGGACGACATCCGCATCTTCCGCGAGTCGGGCATTCTGAAGTCCGGCGCGCGGGTGCTCACGGCGCGCGGCACGGGTGTGGACATCAGGCGTTTCGCCCTCGCGCCCCTGCCCAAGCTGCCGCCGTCCGGCCCCGTGATCTTTCTGCTGGTGGGCCGTCTGCTGGAAGCCAAGGGACTGCCGGAATACGCCGAGGCCGCGCGCCTGCTCAGGGCCCGCCACCCCAACGCGCGCTTTCAGCTTCTGGGCCCGCCGGAACAGGGGCTGGGCAGCGTGAGCCTTGACCGGATCAGAACCTGGGAGCATGAAAACGGCATCGAATACCTGGGCGAAACCAGAGACGTGCGGCCCTATGTGGCCGCAGCCCATGTGCTGGTGCTGCCCTCCTGGCGGGAAGGCACGCCCACGTCCATCATGGAGGGCATGAGTATGGGCCGGGCGGCGGTGGTCACGGATGTGCCCGGCTGCCGGGAGGTGGTGCGCGACGGGGTCAACGGACGCATGGTTCCGTTGCGCGACCCCGAGGCCCTGGCCGGGGCCATGGAAAGCTTCATCCTCGCGCCGGAGAGCATCGTCCGCATGGGCGCGGCCGGGCGTGAGCTGGCCGTCAGGGAATTCGACGCCGAAAAAGTGGCGGCCCGCATCCTGCGGGACATGCGCGTGCCCGCCGGGGCATAA
- a CDS encoding sugar transferase, which yields MISTYRMALLQVLDIFCLLLALTVTGVSTIAPDLSVFHDYTGASLFTVFFYMLFFYILDAYSVGQEDFKETAGRVLVACVLGIISSATASYSFDHWRFDRETLLMLFALSLAFSLGWRWLYYRNADRLTHPLRILLVGVDRAGKVRQLLAEGLPQAKIIGYVGERDQGPDAGPCLGPPFKALDVAREKKATMILLLPDAPIDDDIAHDLLEAKLRGSMVVDIRSFYEHVVQRLPLSQINDEWLLQTEGFSLNTRGSLRRLKRALDVLISLVLLIPATPVMLLTALIVRLESPGPVIYRQDRVGLYEKEFTVYKFRSMRADAEKNGAVWASAHDSRVTRFGKFIRKVRIDELPQIWNILKGDMSFIGPRPERMAFVTQLKKDIPYYSLRHTVKPGLTGWAQVCYPYGASEEDARRKLEYDLYYIKNMSILLDIHIIFKTIGVVLFPKGAR from the coding sequence ATGATCAGTACGTACCGCATGGCGCTCTTGCAGGTTCTGGACATTTTCTGTCTGCTGCTGGCGCTGACCGTCACCGGCGTGAGCACCATCGCGCCGGATTTGAGCGTGTTCCACGACTATACCGGCGCTTCGCTGTTTACGGTCTTTTTTTACATGCTCTTTTTCTACATTCTGGACGCCTACAGCGTGGGCCAGGAGGACTTCAAGGAAACCGCGGGCCGGGTGCTGGTGGCCTGCGTGCTGGGCATCATCTCCTCGGCCACGGCCTCCTATTCCTTCGACCACTGGCGTTTCGACCGCGAAACCCTGCTGATGCTCTTCGCCCTGTCCCTGGCCTTCAGCCTGGGCTGGCGCTGGCTCTATTACCGCAATGCGGACAGGCTGACCCATCCCCTGCGCATCCTGCTGGTGGGCGTGGACCGCGCGGGCAAGGTGCGTCAGTTGCTGGCCGAGGGTCTGCCGCAGGCCAAAATCATCGGCTATGTGGGCGAACGGGACCAGGGTCCGGACGCCGGTCCCTGCCTGGGACCGCCCTTCAAGGCCCTGGACGTGGCCCGCGAAAAAAAGGCCACCATGATTCTGCTGCTGCCCGACGCGCCCATTGACGACGACATTGCCCATGACCTGCTGGAAGCCAAGCTGCGCGGCAGCATGGTGGTGGACATCCGCAGTTTTTACGAGCACGTGGTGCAGCGCCTGCCCCTTTCGCAGATCAACGACGAATGGCTGTTGCAGACCGAGGGCTTTTCCCTGAACACGCGCGGCTCGCTGCGGCGGCTGAAGCGGGCCCTGGACGTGCTGATCTCCCTGGTGCTGCTGATTCCGGCCACGCCCGTCATGCTGCTGACCGCCCTGATCGTGCGCCTGGAATCGCCGGGCCCGGTGATCTACCGCCAGGACCGCGTGGGCCTGTACGAAAAGGAATTCACGGTCTACAAATTCCGCTCCATGCGCGCGGACGCGGAAAAGAACGGCGCGGTCTGGGCCAGCGCCCACGACAGCCGGGTAACCCGCTTCGGCAAGTTCATCCGCAAGGTGCGCATTGACGAGCTGCCCCAGATCTGGAACATCCTCAAGGGCGACATGAGCTTTATCGGCCCCCGGCCCGAGCGCATGGCCTTCGTGACGCAGCTCAAAAAGGACATCCCCTATTACAGCCTGCGCCATACGGTGAAGCCGGGCCTCACGGGCTGGGCCCAGGTCTGTTATCCCTACGGCGCGTCCGAGGAGGACGCCCGCCGCAAGCTGGAGTACGACCTCTACTACATCAAAAACATGTCCATTCTGCTGGACATTCACATTATTTTCAAAACCATCGGCGTGGTGCTCTTTCCCAAGGGGGCGCGGTAG
- a CDS encoding CocE/NonD family hydrolase, with translation MAAKRTSPRRRKTIASEYNLLVRKIPMRDGVRLHTRIYLPRETGRHNVILQRTPYDKDSVLKAPEESYFRADAVFIHQSCRGTGMSDGVFYPWQNEADDTEDTIRWIAGQKWFSGRLTLDGASYGGWLQWGAAARAPEALVGFTPAFAPADLYADVYPGGALLLHLYSGWGMSMHCAANLSNEHIPNWERLRLAENLPLKDIDLAATGEAVPFWRDWIENPRRNAYWAQFDVDWTRIAAPAYIVGGWFDHYCNAALENFTAMRERAGDPQARAFTRCLIGPWTHTGLANPELFGKETTPEAVAADRALRFKEGLMENPAVDPLPDEAPVTYYMLGAKKWRTAQTWPPENSAEEKYYLHSSGCANSVLGNGDLNLAPPADEQFDTCIYNPFQPVPTTGGGFLGGGKNGCLDQSELEKRLDILVFTSAPLDKDLEIAGRVRVVLWASSSAPDTDFCAKLVDVAPDGTALNLCDGIIRARFRNSDKVEELLEGGEICRYLIDCRHTANCFRAGHRLRLELSHSNFPRFDRNPNTGAKFGDNALMNLAKQVVYHDAARPSHLILPVLRQSLATL, from the coding sequence ATGGCGGCAAAAAGGACTTCCCCCCGGCGCAGGAAAACCATTGCCTCCGAATACAACCTCCTGGTCCGCAAGATCCCCATGCGGGACGGAGTCAGACTGCATACGCGCATTTATCTGCCGAGGGAAACCGGCAGGCACAATGTTATCCTCCAACGTACGCCCTATGACAAGGACAGCGTCCTGAAAGCGCCGGAAGAAAGCTATTTTCGCGCCGACGCCGTATTTATCCACCAGTCCTGCCGGGGCACCGGCATGAGCGACGGCGTTTTCTATCCCTGGCAAAACGAAGCCGACGACACCGAGGACACCATCCGCTGGATCGCCGGACAGAAGTGGTTTTCCGGCAGACTGACCCTGGACGGAGCCTCCTACGGCGGCTGGCTGCAATGGGGCGCGGCGGCCCGCGCGCCCGAGGCTCTGGTCGGCTTTACGCCCGCTTTCGCGCCCGCTGATCTGTATGCCGATGTCTATCCGGGCGGGGCGCTGCTGCTGCATCTCTATTCCGGCTGGGGCATGTCCATGCACTGCGCCGCCAATCTCTCCAACGAGCACATTCCCAATTGGGAACGGCTGCGGCTTGCGGAAAACCTGCCGTTGAAGGATATCGACCTTGCCGCAACGGGCGAAGCCGTGCCCTTCTGGCGGGACTGGATCGAAAATCCGCGCCGCAATGCCTACTGGGCGCAATTCGACGTGGACTGGACGCGCATCGCCGCACCCGCCTATATTGTGGGCGGCTGGTTCGACCACTACTGCAACGCCGCCCTGGAAAACTTCACTGCCATGCGGGAACGGGCGGGCGACCCACAGGCGCGCGCCTTCACCCGTTGCCTGATCGGCCCCTGGACGCACACCGGCCTGGCCAATCCCGAACTTTTCGGCAAGGAAACCACGCCCGAGGCTGTGGCGGCGGACCGCGCCCTGCGCTTCAAAGAAGGGCTGATGGAAAATCCCGCAGTCGACCCTCTGCCGGACGAAGCGCCCGTGACCTATTACATGCTCGGCGCAAAGAAATGGCGCACGGCGCAAACCTGGCCGCCGGAAAACAGCGCGGAGGAAAAATACTACCTGCACTCGTCCGGTTGCGCCAACTCAGTGCTGGGCAACGGTGACCTGAACCTGGCACCGCCCGCCGACGAGCAGTTCGACACCTGCATCTACAATCCCTTCCAGCCCGTGCCCACCACCGGCGGCGGCTTTCTGGGCGGCGGCAAAAACGGCTGCCTGGACCAGTCCGAGCTGGAGAAACGCCTTGACATCCTGGTGTTCACCAGCGCGCCTCTGGACAAAGACCTGGAGATCGCCGGACGCGTGCGCGTTGTCCTCTGGGCTTCATCCAGCGCGCCGGACACCGATTTCTGCGCCAAACTGGTGGACGTGGCCCCTGACGGCACGGCCCTGAACCTCTGCGACGGCATCATCCGCGCCCGCTTCCGAAATTCGGACAAGGTCGAGGAACTGCTGGAGGGCGGGGAAATCTGCCGTTACCTGATCGACTGCCGCCATACCGCCAATTGCTTCAGGGCCGGACATCGCCTGCGTCTGGAACTGAGCCACAGCAATTTCCCGCGCTTTGACCGCAATCCCAATACCGGCGCAAAATTCGGCGACAACGCACTCATGAATCTGGCCAAACAAGTCGTATACCACGACGCCGCGCGTCCCTCCCACCTGATTCTGCCCGTGCTGCGCCAGAGCCTGGCAACACTATAG
- a CDS encoding NAD-dependent epimerase/dehydratase family protein, with protein MSAYAALCETMTAAPSRWLVTGVAGFIGSNLLEHLLKMGQTVVGLDNFLTGYQKNLDMVRDLVGTEAWKRFTFIEGDIRDLDTCRKACDGVQHVLHEAALGSVPRSIDDPLLSNSCNIDGFLNMLVAARDAKVESFVYAASSSTYGDSPELPKVEDKIGRPLSPYAVTKYVDELYADVFARCYGFTSVGLRYFNVFGQRQDPYGAYAAVIPQWFASLIKGETVYVNGDGETSRDFCYIDNVVQANLLASCARDEARDKIYNVAFGQRTTLNELFALIREEVVRHLPAAATAEAVHRDFRAGDVRHSLADISRAEKLLGYEPRYDVRQGLRLAGDWYAANL; from the coding sequence ATGAGCGCGTATGCCGCCTTGTGTGAAACCATGACCGCCGCCCCGTCCCGCTGGCTGGTGACCGGCGTGGCCGGTTTTATCGGCTCCAACCTGCTGGAGCATCTTCTGAAAATGGGCCAGACCGTGGTCGGCCTGGACAATTTTCTCACCGGTTATCAGAAAAATCTGGATATGGTTCGTGATCTGGTGGGAACGGAAGCCTGGAAGCGCTTTACTTTTATTGAAGGCGACATCCGCGATCTGGACACCTGCCGCAAGGCCTGCGACGGCGTGCAGCACGTGCTGCACGAGGCGGCGCTGGGTTCGGTGCCGCGCTCCATCGACGATCCCCTGCTTTCCAACAGCTGCAATATCGACGGTTTCCTGAATATGCTGGTGGCCGCGCGCGACGCCAAAGTGGAGAGTTTTGTGTATGCCGCCTCCTCCTCCACCTACGGCGACTCGCCGGAACTGCCCAAGGTGGAGGACAAGATCGGCCGTCCGCTTTCGCCCTACGCGGTGACCAAGTATGTGGACGAGCTCTACGCCGACGTCTTCGCCCGCTGCTACGGCTTCACCAGCGTCGGCCTGCGCTATTTCAACGTCTTCGGCCAGCGTCAGGACCCCTACGGCGCGTATGCGGCGGTGATTCCGCAGTGGTTCGCCAGCCTGATCAAGGGGGAAACCGTCTACGTCAACGGCGACGGCGAAACCAGCCGCGACTTCTGCTACATCGACAACGTGGTGCAGGCCAATCTGCTGGCCAGCTGCGCCCGTGACGAGGCCCGCGACAAGATTTACAACGTGGCCTTCGGCCAGCGCACCACGCTCAACGAGCTCTTTGCGCTGATCCGTGAGGAAGTGGTCCGTCATCTGCCCGCCGCCGCCACGGCCGAGGCCGTGCACCGCGATTTCCGCGCGGGCGACGTGCGCCATTCTCTGGCGGACATCAGCCGGGCCGAAAAGCTGCTGGGCTATGAACCGCGCTACGACGTGCGCCAGGGCCTGCGCCTGGCCGGAGACTGGTA